The Eubacteriales bacterium genome window below encodes:
- a CDS encoding phenylacetate--CoA ligase — protein MIWNSKMETATNDEIAEIQMGRLKKTVENCYENVPHYKKKFDEIGLKPSHIKKLSDLHNIPFTVKDDLRENYPFNFFALPVSKLARVHASSGTTGKPTVVGYTKNDLDMWSEVVARMVCCAGAEPGDVAQIAFGYGLFTGAFGLHYGLEKIGAAVVPISSGNTERQLNIMQDFGSTILVCTPSYALYMAEVAEQMGIDTLKLPLRLGLFGGEGHTDEMRREIEKRWNIIATENYGLSEIIGPGVAGECTYKDGMHIATDCFLVEVIDPKTLEPLPAGEKGEVVITSLAKEGMPILRYRTKDISWLIEEPCKCGRTSTRMGKIQGRTDDMLIIRGVNVFPSQIESVLVGMDGIAPYYEIIVTKDGYMDKIEVLVEVTDAGLINRYNDLENLIKKIKHNIFTVLNINVDIKLKEPGTLKRFTGKASRVTDLR, from the coding sequence ATGATTTGGAACTCTAAAATGGAAACTGCAACGAACGATGAAATAGCCGAGATACAAATGGGGCGTCTTAAAAAAACTGTTGAAAACTGTTATGAAAATGTCCCGCATTACAAAAAGAAATTCGATGAAATAGGTTTAAAACCTTCTCATATAAAGAAACTTAGCGATTTACACAACATTCCGTTTACAGTTAAAGACGATTTAAGGGAGAATTATCCTTTTAATTTTTTCGCATTGCCGGTTAGCAAACTGGCGCGCGTGCATGCTTCTTCGGGCACTACCGGCAAACCTACGGTTGTAGGCTATACAAAAAACGACCTTGATATGTGGTCTGAGGTAGTTGCCAGAATGGTCTGCTGTGCAGGGGCGGAACCGGGAGACGTAGCTCAGATAGCATTTGGATATGGTCTTTTCACCGGGGCGTTCGGCTTGCATTATGGGCTTGAAAAGATAGGCGCTGCAGTTGTACCTATATCCAGCGGCAACACGGAAAGGCAGTTAAATATAATGCAGGATTTTGGGAGTACTATACTTGTATGTACTCCGTCTTATGCCCTTTATATGGCCGAAGTTGCAGAACAAATGGGAATAGATACTTTAAAACTGCCTCTGCGGTTGGGGCTGTTTGGAGGAGAAGGACATACGGATGAGATGCGCCGTGAAATAGAGAAGAGATGGAACATAATAGCAACAGAAAATTACGGGCTAAGTGAAATTATTGGCCCTGGGGTTGCAGGTGAGTGTACATATAAAGACGGAATGCATATAGCAACAGATTGTTTTTTGGTTGAGGTTATAGACCCTAAAACTTTGGAGCCGCTTCCAGCAGGCGAAAAAGGAGAAGTAGTTATAACCTCGCTTGCAAAGGAAGGAATGCCTATCTTAAGATACAGGACGAAGGATATATCCTGGCTTATAGAAGAGCCGTGCAAATGCGGTAGGACATCTACCAGAATGGGAAAGATACAAGGCCGCACAGACGACATGCTCATAATCCGCGGGGTAAACGTATTCCCTTCACAGATAGAAAGCGTACTTGTTGGCATGGACGGTATAGCTCCATATTATGAGATAATCGTCACTAAAGACGGGTATATGGATAAAATAGAGGTTTTGGTTGAAGTTACGGATGCCGGCCTTATAAACAGGTATAACGACCTTGAAAACTTGATAAAGAAAATCAAACACAATATCTTTACGGTACTTAATATAAACGTTGACATAAAGTTAAAAGAACCAGGAACTTTAAAACGTTTCACCGGAAAAGCTTCTCGTGTAACAGATTTAAGATAA
- a CDS encoding M14 family zinc carboxypeptidase, whose amino-acid sequence MYISNVVNVTKPYSYLNFLIDCANLSKKYGENISVTHTGFSEYGRRLIMIRIGTGDKKLLFTGTNHARDHITCSYLMKMCDEYLAYLDKPTYSIPFNIREILNRCRIYIIPMVNPDGLEISQNIKPNSNIVHMLRSHDIKEWKANARGVDLSMHFPCLWDELKSQPSPGFEGYKGNAPGVQREAVALMSLCRREKFDLSVSFYAKGEQIYFADALTQNKIRNAGIIARKCSQLTGYQMMPPQEDPQTYAGSFESWFRQEFEKIALSIKIAPNNSSGTPGDIAKFDDQIWPRCRYLGLLLAEQAIFL is encoded by the coding sequence ATGTATATAAGCAATGTTGTAAATGTAACTAAGCCTTATTCCTATCTTAATTTTTTAATAGACTGCGCCAATCTATCTAAAAAATATGGTGAAAACATATCGGTTACTCACACCGGTTTTTCGGAATACGGGCGGCGTCTCATAATGATAAGGATAGGTACCGGCGACAAAAAACTCCTGTTTACCGGCACAAATCATGCAAGGGACCATATAACATGCTCTTACTTAATGAAAATGTGCGATGAATATTTAGCATATTTAGATAAACCGACATACTCTATCCCGTTTAATATACGCGAGATACTAAATAGGTGCAGAATATACATTATACCTATGGTTAATCCAGACGGGCTTGAAATTTCACAAAATATAAAGCCGAATTCTAATATAGTTCATATGCTTCGCAGCCATGATATCAAGGAATGGAAGGCAAACGCACGTGGAGTAGACCTAAGTATGCACTTCCCGTGCTTGTGGGACGAACTTAAATCACAACCTTCACCTGGATTCGAAGGCTATAAGGGAAATGCCCCCGGTGTCCAGCGCGAGGCAGTCGCTTTGATGTCACTGTGCCGCCGTGAAAAATTCGACCTTTCGGTTTCGTTTTATGCAAAAGGCGAGCAAATATACTTTGCAGATGCTTTAACTCAAAACAAGATAAGAAATGCTGGCATCATAGCACGTAAATGCTCACAGTTGACCGGATATCAAATGATGCCTCCGCAGGAAGACCCACAGACCTATGCCGGAAGTTTTGAAAGCTGGTTCCGGCAGGAATTTGAAAAAATAGCACTTTCAATTAAAATAGCCCCGAATAATTCAAGCGGTACTCCAGGAGACATTGCAAAATTTGATGATCAAATATGGCCTAGATGCCGCTATCTGGGGCTCTTACTAGCAGAACAAGCGATATTTTTATAA
- a CDS encoding DegV family protein, whose protein sequence is MRDYIIVTDSDTELPYEYAEENKIPVFLMPYTIDNDEKLYDLGKDEKVEKEFYKKLREGATATTSTRPPVDIANFYKEQLDKGLDILYLCFSSELSGHYNLSCMAAEEILAEYPDARLEVVDTKSISMPAGLIVMKAIDLKNQGKSLDEVLKWVEDNKNKATAWFAVDDLGFLKRGGRLSGSQAFLGTLLDIKPILTINEEGKIVNIDKLNGLNKVKRYMVEKVAEFLESPDSPVYILHADCEDVAADLKNKILEKTQAKDVRIKMVGPVIGSHAGPGTLAVVYFRK, encoded by the coding sequence ATGAGAGACTATATAATAGTTACAGATTCAGACACTGAACTGCCGTACGAATATGCAGAAGAAAACAAAATACCGGTATTTTTAATGCCATATACAATTGATAATGACGAGAAGCTTTACGATCTGGGAAAAGACGAAAAAGTGGAAAAGGAGTTCTATAAAAAGCTTCGGGAAGGTGCAACCGCTACAACGTCTACTCGCCCGCCTGTTGACATCGCGAACTTTTATAAAGAACAGCTAGACAAAGGCCTGGATATTTTGTATCTTTGTTTTTCATCCGAGTTATCCGGCCACTATAACTTATCCTGCATGGCGGCAGAAGAGATCTTAGCTGAATATCCTGACGCACGCCTTGAAGTTGTAGACACAAAGAGCATATCAATGCCGGCTGGGCTTATAGTGATGAAAGCAATAGATTTGAAGAATCAAGGCAAAAGCCTTGACGAAGTTTTAAAGTGGGTAGAGGATAACAAAAATAAAGCTACGGCCTGGTTCGCAGTAGATGACCTTGGATTTTTAAAAAGAGGCGGAAGGCTTTCCGGGTCTCAGGCATTTCTAGGGACACTGCTCGATATTAAGCCGATACTTACGATAAATGAGGAAGGCAAAATAGTAAATATAGATAAATTAAACGGTCTTAATAAAGTTAAACGCTATATGGTGGAAAAGGTAGCGGAGTTTCTTGAAAGCCCGGATTCCCCGGTTTATATACTGCATGCAGATTGCGAAGATGTGGCAGCAGATTTAAAGAATAAAATACTTGAAAAGACACAGGCAAAAGACGTACGCATAAAGATGGTCGGGCCGGTTATAGGAAGCCATGCAGGCCCGGGAACACTAGCGGTAGTTTATTTTAGAAAATAA
- a CDS encoding aminotransferase class I/II-fold pyridoxal phosphate-dependent enzyme, with translation MGDCDKKLSRLVKQRTIRDLFEMIYSTEDIAAEYLLDSDEIKKITYKEYRGMIGSATKKILNEIDGKGEFVGLKLKNSPVWPVVFWSILAAGNNVVLIDYRSDDTATMHILKQAGAKAIITDAEAKLPGIKIIDPEKVAKLSQYDYNYSFSDKFGDRVAICTSGTTATSKVNVYEEKTIIKQLSATKDILSKKNDLLSDDDMRNLAFLPFHHIFGFIAVFLWSSIFSKCVIYIKDMTPETIMHTCRKLKVTHIFAVPLFWNNVAFSLLKKARLGGQETVDKLEKYLSRSLALQKRLGKYGRAVATKLFFREIQSKLFGSDVRFMISGGGHILPETLRIVNGLGYHLVNGYGMTETGINSVELSEDIGTMLAGSVGDPLSPTQYSLKNVSGVNELLVKGESIHSGRMIDGKYEKRDITEECFATGDMASLVHGKYFIDGRIKEVIVNESGENVYPDEVEDAFISISGVESYCVTGTAKEGPYEDIALVIYMGESPSGDDIKRAIDEIYSANAYLPIYKKLTRVVISNEALPLASGIKVKRQALRNMLEDGKLKCVEVDLKNKAIKTDMVNKHEDLLEQIKDPMFVEIKETIRSIFADVLSLEVANVSDNAHFIDDLGGDSLSSLSVMTKAEEMYNIPINESDYLTCTCVYDLSKLLYNRIKGIEEEEVKGQKQEVEAITKFEDSKEYKAYLLRRKEIEDSGMADPFFIQHESVIKDTSIVNGKEVINFGAYNYLGFSGHPETVAAAKAAIDKYGTSASGSRLIGGEKSLHRKLEKKIAEWKHTEDAIVCVGGHSTNVTFVGNFCSENDIILYDALSHNSITQGCQLSKSDTKAFPHNDLSALENLLKMSRPKYEKILIIVEGVYSMDGDIAPIPEFVRLKKKYGAFLMVDEAHSSCVIGETGRGVDEYFNLAPDDIDIKMGTLSKGLGTCGGYLAGKSSLISYLKYSMPGFVFSVGLSPALAAASLKAIEIMIKDNSRVKSLHKNIKTFVREAKRHNFNICLAGESAIIPVLVGSDLDAYILSEKMLSKGIFVPAAVYPAVPKNQSRLRFNLAADHKEDQIVFALNMLDKLFEEYNIKKI, from the coding sequence ATGGGAGACTGCGACAAAAAACTTAGCCGCTTAGTTAAGCAGCGTACGATAAGAGACCTTTTTGAAATGATATATAGCACAGAAGATATTGCAGCAGAGTATTTGCTGGATAGTGATGAAATCAAAAAGATCACATATAAAGAGTATAGGGGCATGATTGGCTCCGCTACAAAAAAAATTTTAAATGAGATCGATGGAAAAGGTGAATTCGTAGGCCTTAAGTTAAAAAATTCTCCTGTCTGGCCGGTAGTGTTCTGGTCTATATTAGCGGCAGGGAACAATGTGGTTTTGATAGATTACCGTTCTGATGATACCGCTACGATGCATATTTTAAAGCAAGCCGGCGCTAAGGCAATTATAACGGATGCAGAGGCTAAACTTCCGGGTATAAAAATCATAGATCCGGAAAAGGTTGCTAAACTATCACAGTATGACTATAATTACAGCTTTTCAGATAAATTTGGAGACAGAGTCGCCATTTGCACATCGGGAACCACAGCCACTTCAAAGGTCAATGTCTATGAAGAAAAGACCATTATAAAACAGCTTTCAGCTACAAAAGATATTTTATCAAAGAAAAATGATTTATTAAGCGACGATGATATGAGAAACCTTGCATTTTTGCCGTTCCACCATATTTTCGGGTTTATCGCCGTATTTCTCTGGAGTTCGATATTTTCAAAATGTGTTATTTATATAAAGGATATGACGCCGGAAACAATAATGCACACCTGCCGAAAACTAAAAGTAACGCATATATTTGCGGTACCGCTTTTTTGGAACAATGTGGCGTTTAGTTTATTGAAAAAAGCAAGGCTCGGTGGGCAGGAGACTGTAGACAAACTTGAAAAATATTTGTCAAGAAGCCTGGCATTGCAAAAGAGGCTTGGAAAATACGGCAGGGCAGTTGCTACTAAACTGTTTTTTAGGGAAATACAGTCTAAACTTTTTGGGAGCGACGTAAGGTTCATGATAAGCGGAGGAGGGCATATTTTACCTGAAACGCTAAGGATTGTAAACGGGCTTGGATACCATTTGGTAAACGGTTATGGGATGACAGAAACAGGCATAAATTCTGTTGAGCTGTCAGAGGATATAGGTACAATGCTTGCTGGAAGCGTCGGAGACCCACTCAGCCCAACGCAGTATTCGCTTAAAAACGTTTCCGGAGTAAACGAGCTTTTAGTTAAAGGCGAGTCTATACACTCGGGAAGAATGATAGACGGTAAGTATGAAAAAAGGGATATAACTGAAGAATGTTTTGCAACGGGCGACATGGCTTCGCTAGTTCATGGAAAATATTTTATAGATGGTAGGATAAAAGAAGTTATAGTAAACGAGTCCGGAGAAAACGTATATCCTGATGAGGTTGAAGATGCTTTTATAAGTATAAGCGGAGTGGAGAGCTACTGTGTTACCGGGACCGCAAAAGAAGGGCCTTATGAGGATATCGCGCTTGTAATATACATGGGCGAAAGCCCAAGCGGAGATGATATTAAGCGGGCAATAGACGAGATATATTCTGCAAACGCATATCTTCCTATATATAAAAAGCTGACAAGAGTGGTAATATCTAATGAAGCACTGCCTCTAGCTTCCGGAATAAAGGTAAAACGCCAGGCATTAAGAAATATGCTTGAAGATGGCAAGTTAAAGTGCGTTGAAGTAGATTTAAAAAATAAAGCTATAAAAACCGATATGGTAAATAAGCATGAGGACTTATTAGAACAGATAAAAGACCCTATGTTTGTCGAGATAAAAGAAACTATAAGGAGCATATTTGCAGATGTACTCAGTTTAGAAGTTGCAAATGTCTCTGATAATGCCCATTTTATAGACGACTTGGGTGGAGATTCTCTTTCCAGCTTAAGTGTTATGACCAAGGCAGAAGAAATGTATAACATACCGATAAACGAAAGCGATTATCTTACATGCACATGCGTATATGATTTATCGAAGCTTTTATACAACAGGATAAAAGGCATAGAAGAAGAGGAAGTAAAAGGGCAAAAACAAGAAGTTGAAGCCATTACTAAGTTCGAAGATTCAAAAGAGTACAAGGCTTACTTATTGAGAAGAAAAGAGATAGAAGACTCTGGTATGGCAGACCCGTTCTTTATCCAGCATGAATCGGTTATAAAGGATACCTCTATCGTCAACGGCAAGGAAGTTATAAACTTCGGCGCATATAATTACCTAGGCTTCTCCGGGCATCCCGAGACTGTGGCAGCGGCAAAAGCAGCTATAGACAAATACGGCACTTCTGCCAGCGGATCAAGGCTGATCGGCGGGGAAAAATCCCTCCACCGTAAGCTGGAAAAGAAAATTGCAGAGTGGAAGCATACGGAAGATGCTATTGTATGTGTAGGCGGGCATTCCACGAACGTTACATTTGTAGGTAATTTTTGCAGCGAGAATGACATCATACTATATGATGCGCTTTCTCATAATTCTATTACACAGGGCTGCCAGCTTTCAAAGAGCGATACTAAGGCCTTTCCGCATAACGATCTGTCAGCTTTAGAAAACCTGCTTAAAATGTCCCGCCCCAAATATGAAAAGATTTTAATAATAGTAGAAGGCGTTTATTCAATGGACGGAGACATCGCGCCGATACCTGAGTTTGTTCGCTTAAAGAAAAAGTACGGCGCATTCCTGATGGTAGACGAAGCGCACTCCAGCTGCGTAATAGGTGAAACGGGCAGGGGCGTAGATGAGTATTTTAACCTTGCGCCTGATGACATAGATATAAAAATGGGCACGTTATCTAAAGGCCTCGGGACATGCGGTGGATATCTGGCAGGAAAAAGCTCGCTTATATCGTATCTTAAGTATTCGATGCCGGGGTTCGTATTCTCGGTTGGGTTAAGCCCGGCGCTGGCTGCTGCTTCGCTTAAAGCTATCGAAATTATGATTAAAGATAATTCCAGAGTTAAGTCTCTTCACAAAAATATAAAGACATTTGTAAGAGAGGCGAAGCGCCATAACTTTAACATCTGCCTGGCGGGTGAAAGCGCAATCATACCGGTACTTGTAGGAAGTGATTTAGACGCATATATATTAAGTGAGAAGATGCTTAGCAAAGGTATTTTTGTACCTGCGGCTGTTTATCCTGCAGTACCTAAAAACCAGTCTAGGTTAAGGTTTAATTTAGCAGCAGACCATAAAGAAGACCAGATAGTGTTTGCGCTTAATATGCTTGATAAATTATTTGAGGAATATAATATAAAAAAAATATAG
- a CDS encoding DNA glycosylase yields MEICFDKDRVILKDIIFSPCQTLFCGQTFRFEQLGEKITGVAHGRVITIEEKKDSIILYPVSKEDFYNIWFNYFDLNRDYEELKRAFSTDEALEEVIKYADGMRVLNQEPFETLISFIISANNNIARISRIIKEVCRRFGREIDGEHYAFPKPEELKKATEKDFYECGAGYRAPYLAKTVKSICDGFDLEGVKSMEYLEARKKLNTLFGVGNKVADCVLLYSLGFSNAFPVDVWMKRVLSKTYGVCFTDKQLLKFLEDKFGENAGIAQQYLFHYARNHRELFI; encoded by the coding sequence ATGGAAATTTGTTTTGATAAAGACAGAGTTATTTTAAAAGATATAATTTTTTCGCCATGCCAGACTTTGTTTTGCGGGCAGACGTTTAGGTTTGAACAGTTAGGGGAAAAGATAACGGGTGTTGCTCACGGGCGCGTTATAACGATAGAAGAAAAAAAAGACTCGATTATACTGTACCCGGTTTCAAAAGAAGATTTTTATAATATCTGGTTTAATTACTTTGATTTAAATAGGGATTACGAGGAATTAAAACGTGCTTTTTCAACAGACGAAGCGCTGGAGGAAGTTATAAAATATGCCGATGGTATGAGAGTCTTAAATCAAGAACCTTTCGAAACGCTTATTTCGTTCATAATCTCTGCAAATAACAATATAGCCCGTATCTCACGCATTATAAAGGAAGTCTGCCGCCGTTTCGGGCGTGAAATCGATGGGGAGCACTATGCTTTTCCGAAGCCTGAGGAGCTTAAAAAAGCTACGGAAAAAGATTTTTACGAGTGCGGGGCAGGATACAGGGCACCATATTTAGCCAAAACTGTAAAAAGCATTTGCGATGGGTTTGATTTAGAAGGTGTAAAAAGCATGGAGTATTTGGAAGCGAGAAAAAAGTTGAATACGCTGTTTGGCGTAGGTAACAAGGTTGCAGATTGCGTATTGCTTTATTCACTTGGTTTTTCAAACGCTTTTCCGGTAGACGTATGGATGAAACGGGTCTTGTCCAAGACATACGGGGTCTGTTTTACGGATAAACAGCTTTTAAAATTTTTGGAAGACAAATTCGGAGAGAATGCTGGCATAGCGCAGCAATATCTTTTTCACTATGCAAGGAACCATAGAGAATTGTTTATATGA
- the rpmA gene encoding 50S ribosomal protein L27, with amino-acid sequence MAHKKGMGSSKNGRDSHSKRLGVKCSDGQVVSAGSILVRQRGTKIHPGINVGKGSDDTLYSMVDGTVRYERKGRDKKQASVY; translated from the coding sequence ATGGCACATAAGAAAGGAATGGGAAGCTCCAAGAACGGTAGAGACAGCCATTCGAAGCGCTTGGGTGTTAAATGCTCAGATGGGCAGGTAGTTAGCGCAGGGAGCATATTAGTAAGACAACGTGGTACAAAGATACATCCTGGTATAAACGTAGGCAAAGGAAGCGATGATACGCTTTATTCAATGGTTGACGGTACTGTCCGTTATGAAAGAAAAGGACGGGACAAAAAACAGGCCAGTGTTTATTAA
- the rplU gene encoding 50S ribosomal protein L21, translating into MYAIFQTGGKQYKAEPDGFVYVEKIEAKAGEKVEFDTLLFCDGKKVSVGTPIVKDVKIKAEVVKQGKGQKVIVFKHKAKKDYKKKQGHRQPFTQLKILSIGKEKAEVKEEK; encoded by the coding sequence GTGTATGCGATTTTTCAAACAGGTGGAAAGCAATATAAAGCAGAACCAGATGGTTTCGTATATGTAGAAAAGATCGAAGCTAAAGCTGGGGAAAAAGTTGAGTTTGACACATTGCTTTTCTGCGATGGAAAAAAAGTTTCTGTTGGAACGCCTATTGTAAAAGATGTTAAGATTAAAGCCGAAGTTGTAAAACAAGGGAAAGGCCAAAAGGTCATAGTATTTAAGCATAAGGCAAAGAAAGATTATAAAAAGAAACAGGGACATAGGCAGCCTTTCACACAGCTTAAGATATTAAGCATCGGTAAGGAAAAAGCTGAAGTTAAGGAAGAAAAGTAA
- a CDS encoding Rne/Rng family ribonuclease → MERKIIADINMHESRIALLENGEMVEFQTERTQRERLVGNIYKGKVANILPGMQAAFVDIGLNKNAFLYAGDILVDKSDFVFQNDRIIISNDLEKMGISDMLKQGQDIMIQVLKQPGGSKGARVTTHITLPGRRLVLMPTVDHVGVSRKIENENERERLKLIVDRVRPKGMGLIVRTAAEGMQEEDFISEIKFLARLWEKIKERCEKLSAPRLIHSEEGMVFRTVRDMFTPDVSEFVINDREYYDKVLALTSFIAPEMKKRIKFFDEHYDMFEHYGINEKIDKILQRKVWLKSGGYIVVDETEALTSIDVNTGKYVGENDLQDTILNVNVEAANEIAKQIRLRDISGIIIIDFIDMEKEENRNIVLDTLKVALKLDRTKTSVLGITQLGLVEMTRKKVRRKLSILTKKECPLCGGSGFVDSEESVALRLRREVIKNVNETSFNDFIIELHPSVFDFIMAKKNENDVWLPVIPGKKFFLKPIKTLLVHEINICGIAEDRVREELLKESQMFN, encoded by the coding sequence ATGGAGAGAAAGATTATTGCAGATATTAACATGCATGAGTCTCGTATTGCGCTTTTAGAGAACGGAGAAATGGTTGAATTCCAAACTGAGAGGACGCAAAGGGAAAGATTAGTAGGCAATATCTATAAAGGAAAGGTGGCCAATATACTGCCTGGAATGCAGGCGGCTTTTGTGGATATAGGGCTTAATAAAAACGCCTTTCTATACGCCGGAGATATACTAGTAGACAAATCGGATTTCGTATTTCAAAACGACAGGATAATAATATCAAACGATCTTGAAAAGATGGGAATAAGCGACATGCTAAAACAAGGCCAGGATATTATGATCCAGGTTTTAAAGCAGCCGGGAGGCAGCAAGGGTGCACGTGTAACTACGCATATAACTCTTCCGGGCAGAAGGCTGGTTTTAATGCCGACGGTAGACCACGTCGGAGTTTCCAGAAAGATAGAAAATGAAAATGAACGCGAAAGGTTAAAACTGATCGTGGACCGCGTTCGCCCAAAGGGAATGGGTTTGATAGTAAGGACTGCCGCTGAAGGGATGCAGGAAGAGGATTTTATATCTGAAATAAAGTTTTTGGCAAGGCTTTGGGAAAAGATAAAGGAACGGTGTGAAAAGCTCTCTGCTCCCCGGCTTATACATTCTGAAGAAGGTATGGTATTTAGAACAGTTAGGGATATGTTTACACCAGATGTATCTGAATTTGTAATAAATGACAGGGAATACTATGATAAAGTACTTGCACTTACGAGTTTCATAGCGCCCGAGATGAAAAAACGTATAAAGTTTTTTGATGAGCACTATGACATGTTCGAGCATTATGGCATTAATGAAAAGATAGACAAGATTTTACAGAGGAAAGTCTGGCTCAAAAGCGGAGGGTATATAGTAGTAGACGAGACAGAAGCGTTAACATCAATAGATGTAAATACAGGAAAATACGTAGGTGAAAACGATCTGCAAGATACGATACTCAATGTAAATGTAGAGGCAGCAAACGAGATAGCAAAGCAGATACGGTTAAGAGATATAAGCGGCATAATTATAATAGATTTTATAGACATGGAAAAAGAGGAAAATAGAAATATTGTCTTAGATACTTTAAAGGTAGCGCTTAAATTAGACAGGACAAAAACCAGTGTTCTTGGCATAACGCAGCTTGGATTGGTAGAAATGACAAGAAAGAAGGTAAGAAGAAAGCTCTCTATACTGACAAAGAAAGAATGCCCGCTGTGTGGCGGTTCAGGGTTCGTAGATTCAGAGGAAAGCGTTGCTTTAAGGCTTAGGCGGGAAGTTATAAAAAATGTTAACGAGACATCTTTTAACGATTTTATAATAGAGTTACATCCATCTGTATTCGATTTTATCATGGCTAAAAAGAATGAAAACGACGTGTGGCTACCAGTGATACCGGGCAAGAAATTCTTTTTAAAACCGATAAAGACGCTTTTGGTTCATGAAATAAATATATGTGGAATAGCAGAGGATCGTGTAAGGGAAGAGCTTTTAAAAGAGTCTCAGATGTTTAACTAA
- a CDS encoding TIGR03936 family radical SAM-associated protein: MRWAVEFSRDFPATYVSHLDLQRTVMRALKRSGLPVAYSAGFNPHILLSFATAMPVGLVSESEYFEFSTTEDFSKEEVLAALKEAFPSGVTPKSVVNMPDNAKKLAALVTHSSYMLKAPSNFIEQMIEFIEKPSVVIDVFKKGNLKTIDVKDRIISLNRCEDGICLMLKSGQENNLNPIDLTKGLFKTDVAKFNILRKGLYSTVNGKICPLIDAVIG; the protein is encoded by the coding sequence ATGAGATGGGCTGTAGAATTTTCAAGGGATTTTCCAGCAACGTATGTATCGCATCTGGACCTACAAAGGACAGTTATGAGGGCACTTAAAAGAAGCGGTCTTCCGGTTGCCTATTCTGCCGGATTCAACCCGCACATACTATTATCTTTTGCAACGGCAATGCCGGTTGGTCTGGTCAGCGAATCCGAGTATTTTGAGTTTTCAACTACGGAGGATTTTTCCAAAGAAGAGGTTTTGGCGGCATTAAAAGAAGCTTTCCCAAGCGGTGTCACGCCAAAGTCCGTTGTTAATATGCCGGACAATGCAAAAAAACTAGCGGCTTTGGTTACGCATTCATCGTATATGCTCAAAGCTCCAAGTAACTTTATAGAACAAATGATAGAGTTTATTGAAAAGCCAAGTGTAGTAATAGACGTTTTTAAAAAAGGCAATTTAAAGACTATTGACGTAAAGGACCGTATAATAAGCTTAAACAGGTGTGAAGACGGGATTTGTTTAATGCTTAAAAGCGGGCAGGAAAATAACTTAAACCCAATAGATTTGACAAAGGGACTTTTCAAAACAGATGTAGCTAAGTTTAACATCTTAAGGAAAGGTTTGTATTCTACTGTTAACGGTAAAATATGCCCTTTAATCGATGCAGTTATCGGTTAG